A genomic region of Ictidomys tridecemlineatus isolate mIctTri1 chromosome 10, mIctTri1.hap1, whole genome shotgun sequence contains the following coding sequences:
- the LOC101955357 gene encoding LOW QUALITY PROTEIN: putative cartilage matrix-associated protein (The sequence of the model RefSeq protein was modified relative to this genomic sequence to represent the inferred CDS: substituted 1 base at 1 genomic stop codon), with product MVLLSMLLEGTSASVDSPQEAGEEAQEGVKPKIFMXESDASNFLKRRSKRSPKSRDEVNVENRQKLWADELRREYYEEQRNEFENFVEEQKDEQEERRREAVEQWRQWHYDGLYPSYLYNRHRI from the exons ATGGTGCTCCTGTCTA TGCTGCTGGAGGGGACCAGCGCATCAGTGGACAGCCCTCAGGAAGCGGGAGAAGAAGCCCAGGAAG GTGTGAAACCGAAGATTTTCATGTAGGAATCAGATGCCTCAAATTTCCTCAAGAGGCGCAGCAAGCGGTCCCCCAAATCCCGAGATGAGGTCAATG TGGAAAACAGGCAGAAGTTGTGGGCTGATGAGCTACGGAGAGAATATTACGAGGAACAAAGGAATGAATTTGAGAACTTTGTGGAGGAACAGAAGGATG AGCAGGAAGAGAGGAGACGGGAGGCCGTGGAGCAGTGGCGGCAGTGGCATTATGATGGGCTGTACCCTTCCTATCTCTACAATCGCCATCGCATCTGA